A portion of the Pseudoxanthomonas sp. JBR18 genome contains these proteins:
- a CDS encoding aminotransferase class I/II-fold pyridoxal phosphate-dependent enzyme yields MRLETLAIHAGGEYDPATGAVTPPIHLATTFRHGPAAERIAGYEYQREGNPTNDRLRAAVAALEGAATAITCASGMAAITVLLESLRPGARILIPDDCYAGLRLLAVEFLPERGAQVVRLDMTDLPAVTAACQGGVDLIWVETPSNPMMKVSDIAALAELAHAHGALLVADNTFASPVLQQPLALGADIVMHSTTKYFGGHSDVLGGALAFAREDDFARAVAHRLHITGATLAPFSAWLTLRGCRSLPARMALHCANAKALAEFLTAQPQVEAVHYPGLASHPAHALAMRQMRQGGGMLSVQLKGGREAALGVAGALRIFTNATSLGGCESLVEHRASVEGPQPVTPQNLLRVSVGLEHIDDLIADFAQALKA; encoded by the coding sequence ATGCGTCTTGAAACCCTCGCCATCCACGCCGGCGGCGAATACGACCCGGCCACCGGCGCGGTCACCCCGCCGATCCATCTGGCCACCACCTTCCGCCACGGCCCGGCGGCCGAGCGCATCGCCGGCTACGAGTACCAGCGCGAGGGCAACCCCACCAACGATCGCCTGCGCGCGGCCGTAGCCGCCCTGGAAGGCGCGGCCACGGCGATCACCTGCGCCTCGGGCATGGCAGCCATCACCGTGTTGCTGGAGAGCTTGCGTCCCGGCGCGCGGATCCTGATCCCGGACGACTGCTACGCCGGCCTGCGCCTGCTGGCGGTCGAGTTCCTGCCCGAGCGCGGCGCGCAGGTTGTGCGCCTGGACATGACCGACCTGCCCGCGGTGACGGCTGCGTGCCAAGGCGGCGTGGATCTGATCTGGGTCGAGACGCCGTCCAACCCCATGATGAAGGTCTCCGACATCGCCGCCCTGGCCGAACTGGCGCATGCCCATGGCGCGCTGCTGGTGGCCGACAACACCTTCGCCTCGCCGGTGCTGCAGCAGCCGCTGGCGCTGGGTGCGGACATCGTGATGCATTCGACAACCAAGTACTTCGGCGGGCACAGCGATGTGCTTGGCGGTGCGCTGGCCTTCGCCCGGGAGGACGACTTCGCGCGCGCGGTCGCCCACCGCCTGCACATCACCGGCGCCACCCTGGCCCCGTTCAGCGCCTGGCTGACCCTGCGCGGCTGCCGCTCGCTGCCGGCGCGCATGGCCCTGCACTGCGCCAACGCCAAGGCGCTGGCCGAGTTCCTGACCGCCCAGCCGCAGGTCGAGGCGGTGCATTACCCCGGCCTGGCCAGCCATCCGGCCCACGCCCTGGCGATGCGCCAGATGCGTCAGGGCGGCGGCATGCTCAGCGTGCAACTCAAGGGCGGGCGCGAGGCGGCACTGGGCGTGGCCGGCGCACTGCGGATCTTCACCAACGCCACCTCACTGGGCGGTTGCGAGTCGCTGGTCGAACACCGCGCCTCGGTCGAAGGACCCCAGCCGGTCACCCCGCAGAACCTGCTGCGTGTGTCGGTCGGCCTGGAGCACATCGACGATCTGATCGCCGACTTCGCCCAGGCACTGAAGGCCTGA
- a CDS encoding pyridoxal phosphate-dependent aminotransferase has protein sequence MKAPLSRRRFLSGSALAAGTAVGAPLLGLAGSAFAKRNPPSRPRVDPEQAKALGLEPVMINANENPLGPSAEALKAIDGIAPSGGRYLGQMQGELVQEMAAQLGVKPDYIVPYAGSTPPLTQTVLAFTSPTASLVTANPTFEAAWRTAGQVKAPVHKVPLRADYSHDVAAMCAADAAAGMIYICNPNNPTGSLTPRKDIEYALAHKPQGSILVLDEAYIHLSENAVTGADLVAADKEVVILRTFSKLYGMAGIRLGYAVGRPDLLERLTYFGTNALPVTAMAAGLASLRDPKLVPTRRAANTAIREDVATWLTQQGYACSPSESNCFMLDVKRPAREFMEAMATYGVFVGRSWEGWPNSSRITVGTAEEMSRFKDAFAKVMAGERGPVPLKLTLLQDERRDGTFMVV, from the coding sequence ATGAAAGCACCGCTCTCCCGTCGCCGCTTCCTCAGTGGCTCCGCCCTGGCTGCCGGCACCGCCGTTGGCGCACCGCTGCTCGGCCTGGCCGGGTCGGCCTTCGCCAAGCGCAACCCGCCCAGCCGGCCGCGCGTGGACCCCGAGCAGGCCAAGGCCCTCGGCCTGGAGCCGGTGATGATCAACGCCAACGAGAACCCCTTGGGCCCCAGCGCCGAGGCGCTCAAGGCGATCGATGGCATCGCGCCCAGTGGCGGGCGCTATCTGGGGCAGATGCAGGGGGAACTGGTGCAGGAGATGGCCGCCCAGCTCGGGGTCAAGCCGGACTACATCGTCCCGTATGCCGGCTCGACCCCGCCGCTGACCCAGACGGTGCTGGCCTTCACCTCGCCGACAGCCTCGCTGGTGACGGCCAATCCGACCTTCGAAGCGGCCTGGCGCACGGCCGGCCAGGTCAAGGCGCCCGTACACAAGGTGCCGCTGCGGGCCGACTACAGCCACGACGTGGCGGCCATGTGCGCGGCCGATGCCGCGGCCGGCATGATCTACATCTGCAATCCGAACAATCCCACCGGGTCGCTCACCCCGCGCAAGGACATCGAGTACGCCCTGGCGCACAAGCCCCAGGGCAGCATCCTGGTGCTGGACGAGGCCTACATCCATCTGTCGGAAAACGCGGTGACCGGCGCGGACCTGGTGGCCGCCGACAAGGAGGTGGTGATCCTGCGGACCTTCTCCAAGCTCTACGGCATGGCCGGCATCCGCCTGGGCTACGCGGTGGGTCGTCCGGATCTGCTCGAACGCCTGACCTACTTCGGGACCAATGCCTTGCCGGTCACCGCCATGGCCGCGGGCCTGGCCAGCCTGCGCGACCCGAAGCTGGTCCCGACCCGGCGCGCGGCCAACACCGCGATCCGCGAGGACGTCGCCACCTGGCTGACCCAGCAGGGCTATGCGTGCAGCCCATCGGAGAGCAACTGCTTCATGCTGGACGTCAAGCGCCCGGCGCGTGAGTTCATGGAGGCGATGGCCACCTACGGAGTGTTCGTGGGCCGCAGCTGGGAAGGCTGGCCGAATTCCTCGCGCATCACTGTGGGCACGGCCGAAGAGATGAGCCGGTTCAAGGACGCCTTCGCCAAGGTGATGGCCGGTGAGCGCGGGCCGGTGCCGCTGAAGCTGACCTTGCTCCAGGACGAACGTCGCGACGGCACCTTCATGGTGGTCTAG
- a CDS encoding RidA family protein, translated as MRLSRLLFLTALLSPVAAQAQDVVRHGIPGSDFPIASAVEVPAGKSTIYLSGKLAAVANPDAPKGSLEAYGDTKVQTISVLTQIQKQLQSMGLDMKDVVKMQAFLVGGPENDGKMDFKGFMEGYTQFFGKDAKQMNLPARSAFQIAALGNPAARVEIEVIAVRP; from the coding sequence ATGCGCCTGTCCCGCCTGTTGTTCCTGACCGCCCTCCTGTCACCCGTGGCCGCCCAGGCCCAGGATGTCGTGCGCCACGGCATCCCCGGCAGCGACTTCCCGATCGCCTCGGCGGTCGAAGTCCCGGCTGGCAAGTCCACCATCTATCTCAGCGGCAAGCTGGCAGCCGTCGCCAACCCCGATGCGCCCAAGGGCTCGCTTGAGGCCTATGGCGATACCAAGGTCCAGACCATCAGCGTGCTGACCCAGATCCAGAAGCAGCTGCAGAGCATGGGCCTGGACATGAAGGACGTGGTCAAGATGCAGGCCTTCCTGGTCGGCGGCCCGGAGAACGACGGCAAGATGGACTTCAAGGGCTTCATGGAAGGCTACACCCAGTTCTTCGGCAAGGACGCCAAGCAGATGAACCTGCCGGCCCGCTCGGCCTTCCAGATTGCGGCGCTGGGCAATCCGGCCGCGCGCGTGGAGATCGAAGTCATCGCCGTACGTCCGTAG
- a CDS encoding YceI family protein, producing MRKFLLAVALSALVAPAFAASTTYKLDPTHTDVIATWNHFGFSNPSAHFGQADGSLTYDPANVAASSVEVTFPLAGLDSFVPKLDEHLRGSDFFDAAKYPTATFKSTKVQSLGSNKLKVTGNLTIKGITKPVVLDVTLNKAAEHPMKKTQSIGFDATGTVKRSDFGVGAYAPMVSDEVKLHITTEADAAKAK from the coding sequence ATGCGCAAGTTTCTGCTCGCCGTTGCCCTGTCGGCCCTGGTCGCCCCGGCCTTCGCCGCTTCGACCACCTACAAGCTCGATCCGACCCACACCGACGTGATCGCCACCTGGAACCACTTCGGCTTCTCCAACCCCAGCGCCCATTTCGGCCAGGCCGACGGTTCGCTGACCTATGATCCGGCCAACGTCGCTGCGTCCAGCGTGGAGGTCACCTTCCCGCTGGCGGGCCTGGATTCGTTCGTGCCCAAGCTGGACGAACACCTGCGCGGCTCGGACTTCTTCGACGCCGCCAAGTATCCGACCGCGACCTTCAAGAGCACCAAGGTCCAGTCGCTGGGCAGCAACAAGCTGAAGGTCACCGGCAACCTGACCATCAAGGGCATCACCAAGCCGGTCGTGCTGGACGTGACCCTGAACAAGGCCGCCGAGCATCCGATGAAGAAGACCCAGTCCATCGGCTTCGACGCCACCGGCACGGTCAAGCGTTCGGACTTCGGCGTGGGCGCCTACGCGCCGATGGTCAGCGACGAGGTCAAGCTGCACATCACCACCGAGGCCGACGCCGCCAAGGCCAAGTGA
- a CDS encoding TonB-dependent receptor: protein MRSRPTPRRLAVAVAASLSPSRTLLRGLSSAVLLAATAQVAFAADATPDDPPATADTDVAAKTLDSISVISTGTRKANMAVTDSPAPIQLISPELLKQSAAPDLQNAIANQIPSYNASQTGGDMASQTLNASLRSLTANHTLILVNGKRRHVTSNFGVAGNGEMATDLSYIPNSAIDHIEVLTDGAAALYGSDAIAGVINIILKKNSSGGELNAGYSGYADGGGGTDNWSGNIGLGGDNGWISISAEVENRQSVYRFSNPSYANCLLDIDACTAYANANGRGDLLSRIANDQGAILNARFPGLNGWLNPPEVHRKIMSFNGGYDFGDGLEFYAFGTYGKKTAESEENYRRPSQDGGYTDPITGEVRHKYPNGFNPSEASKEYDYDLTAGIKGYFGDWSWDASTSYGRNEMDVYTLNSMNFSLWQDFGYSQEDFYDGTYYSTQWTTDFSAMHDFDIGLEAPLTFQAGVEYRRDGYGIEPGEPTSYYGAGASSFPGYNPLGTGDYSRHSYAVFTDVVLNPTEKWLVDVAGRYEDYSDFGNKAVGKFTTRYDFTDTFALRGTVSTGFRAPNMGEQYYSAIQVSPTGATATLAGSSVGNGLKPETSQNLSLGFVFNPIPNLTMTLDAYQIKIKDRTYIGSFAYSTAQAADTLTGRTTGTWNADLPDPADTDGDGVPDDAYNQILGDALVAGGFISNPNDPAAPGGSFDQTARANINLSFFSNVLDTKTSGVDWVTNYMSEFGWGTIDWLLAANYNKTEVTRAGRAPGFETIPMFTAANISDIEHNNPKYRVNLAATFNWEKFSLTLRESIYGPQYSVASLSGYEQFADQLDLVTLDGGQYYKQEIGSMALTGFDLSFKPNDAWTLTVGGDNIFNEYPDKIPSPVWDYDVANYQNGNNEYLTGSPIGYFGAKYYAKLSYRF, encoded by the coding sequence ATGCGTAGTCGCCCCACACCTCGCCGCCTCGCCGTTGCCGTCGCCGCCTCGTTGTCGCCCTCTCGGACCCTGCTGCGCGGCCTGTCCTCGGCGGTGCTGCTGGCCGCCACCGCACAGGTCGCCTTCGCGGCCGATGCAACGCCTGACGACCCGCCGGCCACGGCCGACACCGATGTCGCGGCCAAGACCCTGGACTCGATCAGCGTCATCTCCACCGGTACCCGCAAGGCCAACATGGCGGTGACCGATAGCCCGGCGCCGATCCAGCTGATCAGCCCCGAGCTGCTCAAGCAGTCGGCCGCGCCGGATCTGCAGAACGCCATCGCCAACCAGATCCCGTCCTACAACGCCAGCCAGACCGGCGGCGACATGGCCAGCCAGACGCTCAACGCCAGCCTGCGCTCGCTCACCGCCAACCACACCCTGATCCTGGTCAACGGCAAGCGCCGCCACGTCACCTCCAACTTCGGCGTGGCCGGCAACGGTGAAATGGCCACCGACCTGTCCTACATCCCCAATTCGGCCATCGACCACATCGAAGTGCTGACCGACGGCGCCGCGGCGCTGTATGGCTCGGACGCGATCGCCGGCGTGATCAACATCATCCTGAAGAAGAACTCCAGCGGCGGCGAGCTCAACGCCGGCTACTCCGGCTATGCCGACGGCGGTGGCGGGACCGACAACTGGAGCGGCAACATCGGCCTGGGCGGCGACAACGGCTGGATCAGCATCAGCGCCGAGGTGGAGAACCGTCAGTCGGTCTACCGCTTCTCCAATCCCAGCTACGCCAACTGCCTGCTGGACATCGATGCCTGTACCGCCTACGCCAATGCCAATGGCCGCGGCGATCTGCTCAGCCGCATCGCCAACGACCAGGGCGCGATCCTCAACGCCCGCTTCCCGGGCCTGAATGGCTGGCTCAACCCGCCGGAAGTGCACCGCAAGATCATGTCCTTCAACGGCGGCTATGACTTTGGCGATGGCCTGGAGTTCTACGCTTTCGGTACCTACGGCAAGAAGACCGCCGAGTCCGAGGAAAACTATCGCCGTCCCTCGCAGGATGGTGGCTACACCGACCCCATCACCGGTGAGGTCCGACACAAGTATCCCAACGGCTTCAATCCCTCCGAGGCCTCCAAGGAATACGACTACGACCTGACCGCCGGCATCAAGGGCTACTTCGGCGACTGGTCCTGGGACGCGTCGACCAGCTACGGCCGCAACGAGATGGACGTCTATACGCTCAACTCGATGAACTTCTCGCTGTGGCAGGACTTCGGCTATTCGCAGGAGGATTTCTACGACGGCACCTACTACTCGACCCAGTGGACGACCGACTTCAGTGCGATGCATGACTTCGACATCGGGCTGGAGGCGCCGCTGACCTTCCAGGCCGGCGTGGAGTACCGTCGCGACGGCTACGGTATCGAGCCGGGCGAGCCGACCTCGTATTACGGTGCCGGCGCCTCGTCGTTCCCGGGCTACAACCCGCTGGGCACCGGCGACTACTCGCGCCATAGCTACGCGGTGTTCACCGACGTGGTCCTCAACCCGACCGAGAAGTGGCTGGTCGACGTGGCGGGACGCTACGAGGACTACAGCGACTTCGGCAACAAGGCCGTGGGCAAGTTCACCACCCGCTACGACTTCACCGACACCTTCGCCCTGCGCGGCACGGTCAGCACCGGCTTCCGCGCGCCGAACATGGGTGAGCAGTACTACTCGGCCATCCAGGTCTCGCCGACCGGCGCCACCGCGACCCTGGCCGGTTCCAGCGTGGGCAACGGCCTGAAGCCGGAGACCAGCCAGAACCTCTCCCTGGGCTTCGTGTTCAACCCGATCCCGAACCTGACCATGACCCTGGACGCCTACCAGATCAAGATCAAGGATCGGACCTACATCGGCTCGTTCGCCTACTCCACCGCGCAGGCCGCCGACACCCTGACCGGGCGGACCACCGGCACCTGGAACGCCGACCTGCCCGACCCGGCCGATACCGACGGTGATGGCGTGCCGGATGATGCCTACAACCAGATCCTGGGCGACGCCCTGGTGGCCGGCGGCTTCATCAGCAATCCCAACGACCCCGCCGCTCCGGGTGGCAGCTTCGATCAGACCGCGCGTGCCAACATCAACCTGAGCTTCTTCTCCAACGTGCTGGACACCAAGACCAGCGGCGTGGACTGGGTCACCAACTACATGAGCGAGTTCGGTTGGGGCACCATCGACTGGTTGCTGGCGGCCAACTACAACAAGACCGAGGTCACCCGTGCCGGCCGTGCGCCGGGCTTCGAGACCATCCCGATGTTCACCGCCGCGAACATCTCCGACATCGAGCACAACAACCCCAAGTACCGCGTCAATCTGGCCGCGACCTTCAACTGGGAGAAGTTCAGCCTGACCCTGCGCGAGTCGATCTACGGCCCGCAGTACTCGGTCGCCAGCCTGAGCGGCTACGAACAGTTCGCCGACCAGCTGGACCTGGTCACCCTGGATGGTGGCCAGTACTACAAGCAGGAAATCGGCAGCATGGCGCTGACCGGCTTCGACCTGAGCTTCAAGCCCAACGACGCCTGGACCCTGACCGTCGGCGGCGACAACATCTTCAACGAGTATCCCGACAAGATCCCCTCGCCGGTGTGGGACTACGATGTGGCCAACTACCAGAACGGCAACAACGAATACCTGACCGGCAGCCCGATCGGTTACTTCGGTGCCAAGTACTACGCCAAGCTGAGCTACCGCTTCTGA
- a CDS encoding flavin monoamine oxidase family protein: protein MNGVTTALTRRQLLGRIGLAAGGTMMYQAMSSLGYAAESSYKGPVKLQGNPKGATVLILGAGVAGMTAAYEMRKAGYKVKILEYNARPGGRNWSIHGGDTYTELGGHTQHCQFDSNLYLNPGPWRIPHHHRGLLHYCKQFNVKLESFNQVNYNALLHNTKAFGGKPQRFREIDADYKGHVSELLAKACQQGALDQAVTKDDQELLLESLRSWGALDKNMAYVKGEASSTRRGFSKFPGGGISGKPEFSEPMGMDKVLNSHLWAALAAGNNYEMQTTMFQPVGGMDQIGKAFARELGPGTIQYNARVVQIDQDDHGVTVTYEDHGADGARRTAKADWCICTIPFSVLSRIPIQVGQAMSDAITHLPYAASVKVGLQFKRRFWEEDEAIYGGISYTDLPITQISYPSTDYHSPGKGVLLGAYIWGLDAYDFTSHTPEERVRQALEYGSQLHPQYKPEFDNGVSVGWHRVPWTHGCFGQWSEDLRAQHYKAATQIDGRIAMAGEHISYIPAWQEGAVLSALDVIGRLHSKVMATGGQA, encoded by the coding sequence ATGAATGGCGTTACCACTGCATTGACCCGCCGCCAGTTGCTGGGCCGAATCGGCCTGGCCGCGGGCGGCACCATGATGTACCAGGCCATGAGCAGCCTGGGGTATGCCGCCGAGTCCAGCTACAAGGGGCCGGTGAAGCTGCAGGGCAATCCCAAGGGCGCGACCGTCCTGATCCTGGGTGCCGGCGTGGCCGGCATGACCGCCGCCTACGAGATGCGCAAGGCCGGTTACAAGGTCAAGATCCTCGAATACAACGCCCGTCCCGGCGGTCGCAACTGGTCCATCCACGGCGGGGACACCTATACCGAGCTCGGCGGCCACACCCAGCATTGCCAGTTCGATTCCAACCTCTACCTCAACCCGGGTCCGTGGCGCATCCCGCACCACCACCGCGGGTTGCTGCATTACTGCAAGCAGTTCAACGTCAAGCTCGAGTCGTTCAACCAGGTCAACTACAACGCCTTGCTGCACAACACCAAGGCCTTTGGCGGCAAGCCGCAGCGGTTTCGCGAGATCGACGCCGACTACAAGGGTCACGTCAGTGAGCTGCTGGCCAAGGCCTGCCAGCAGGGTGCGCTGGACCAGGCGGTGACCAAGGACGACCAGGAGCTGCTGCTCGAGTCGCTGCGCAGCTGGGGCGCGCTGGACAAGAACATGGCCTACGTCAAGGGCGAAGCCAGCAGCACGCGCCGTGGTTTCTCCAAGTTTCCCGGTGGCGGCATCTCCGGCAAGCCCGAATTCTCCGAGCCGATGGGCATGGACAAGGTGCTCAACTCGCACCTGTGGGCCGCCCTGGCCGCCGGCAACAACTACGAGATGCAGACCACCATGTTCCAGCCGGTCGGCGGCATGGACCAGATCGGCAAGGCCTTCGCCCGCGAGTTGGGACCGGGCACCATCCAGTACAACGCGCGCGTGGTGCAGATCGACCAGGACGACCACGGCGTGACGGTGACCTACGAGGATCATGGCGCCGATGGCGCGCGCCGCACCGCCAAGGCCGACTGGTGCATCTGCACCATTCCCTTCTCGGTGCTCAGCCGCATCCCGATCCAGGTCGGCCAGGCGATGTCCGATGCCATCACCCACCTGCCTTACGCGGCCTCGGTGAAGGTCGGCCTGCAGTTCAAGCGTCGTTTCTGGGAAGAGGACGAGGCCATCTACGGCGGTATCAGCTACACCGACCTGCCGATCACCCAGATCAGCTACCCCAGCACCGACTACCACAGCCCCGGCAAGGGCGTGCTGCTGGGCGCCTACATCTGGGGCCTGGATGCTTACGACTTCACCTCGCACACTCCGGAAGAGCGGGTGCGCCAGGCGCTGGAATACGGCTCGCAGCTGCATCCGCAGTACAAGCCCGAGTTCGATAACGGCGTGTCGGTGGGCTGGCACCGCGTGCCGTGGACCCACGGCTGCTTTGGCCAGTGGAGCGAGGACCTGCGCGCGCAGCACTACAAGGCCGCGACCCAGATCGACGGCCGCATCGCGATGGCCGGCGAGCACATCTCCTACATCCCGGCCTGGCAGGAAGGTGCGGTGCTGTCCGCGCTGGATGTGATCGGGCGTCTGCACAGCAAGGTCATGGCGACCGGAGGACAGGCATGA
- a CDS encoding cytochrome c produces the protein MGWQQLPARAQTSDATGFLKSRDFSHADGPQIYGTICQACHMEGAKGAKGAGEYPALAGNPKLGAAPYVEMMVLGGHGAMPGFGGMLNDAQVAEVTTYVRTHFGNHYDDPVTADDVKALRASLDSASTSDE, from the coding sequence ATGGGCTGGCAGCAGCTGCCGGCGCGCGCGCAGACCTCCGATGCCACCGGCTTCCTGAAGTCGCGCGACTTTTCCCATGCCGACGGCCCGCAGATCTACGGCACCATCTGCCAGGCCTGTCACATGGAAGGCGCCAAGGGCGCCAAGGGCGCCGGCGAATATCCGGCCCTGGCCGGCAATCCCAAGCTGGGTGCGGCGCCGTACGTGGAGATGATGGTGCTCGGTGGGCACGGCGCGATGCCGGGTTTCGGCGGCATGCTCAACGATGCGCAGGTCGCCGAGGTCACCACTTATGTACGGACCCATTTCGGCAACCATTACGATGACCCGGTCACCGCCGACGACGTCAAGGCACTGCGCGCCTCGCTGGACAGTGCTTCGACCTCCGACGAGTGA
- a CDS encoding HAD-IA family hydrolase produces MRAPDAISSRASRRPERRRPSLVLFDLDDVLACYDRRVRLVELARRSGTHPPAVQAALFDSGLEHESDIGLWRPEDYADELSRRLGARLSLEDCIVARTLATPADPAMVMLATEVARHAQVAIFTNNGPLLTRHLERICPPLFPLFAGRVVGAGDVGLAKPAPEAYLRALALLDAAPGETLFIDDRDENVSGARAAGLDALGFSSAATLRRAFDFYHLTGAASDAS; encoded by the coding sequence ATGCGGGCGCCCGATGCCATTTCCTCGCGCGCCAGCCGGCGCCCCGAGCGGCGGCGCCCATCGCTGGTCCTGTTCGATCTGGATGACGTTCTGGCCTGCTACGACCGCCGTGTGCGATTGGTCGAGCTGGCGCGGCGCAGCGGCACCCATCCGCCCGCGGTGCAGGCCGCGCTGTTCGACTCCGGGCTGGAGCACGAGTCGGATATCGGGCTGTGGCGCCCGGAGGACTATGCCGACGAGTTGTCCAGGCGCCTGGGCGCGCGCCTGAGCCTGGAAGACTGCATCGTGGCCAGGACGCTGGCCACCCCGGCCGATCCGGCCATGGTCATGCTCGCCACCGAAGTGGCCCGGCATGCCCAGGTGGCGATCTTCACCAACAACGGCCCACTCCTGACCCGACACCTGGAGCGCATCTGCCCACCGCTGTTCCCGCTGTTCGCCGGCCGGGTGGTCGGCGCGGGCGACGTGGGCCTGGCCAAGCCGGCGCCGGAGGCCTACCTGCGTGCCCTGGCGCTCCTGGACGCGGCGCCGGGCGAGACCTTGTTCATTGACGACCGCGACGAGAACGTCAGCGGCGCACGCGCGGCCGGGCTGGACGCACTGGGCTTCAGCAGCGCGGCGACCCTGCGGCGCGCGTTCGATTTCTACCACCTCACCGGAGCTGCATCCGATGCGTCTTGA
- a CDS encoding mitochondrial fission ELM1 family protein, with protein sequence MTAALTWTLTDGAAGNVRQAEALARALHRSARACTLLARAPWKQVAPRWLPGTGQAFGPDFAAALAQPPELAIGCGRQAALATRLLRARGALAVQILDPRIASRHWDLVIAPEHDRLRGTNVLSLLGSLNPVDEAWLAWARQAFVGLGALPGPRIAVLVGGPTPQAALTLQDIEAMLAPVDAKARATGGTVLVTTSRRTPPVIIDALRRRYAAGPHQVWGGEQDGPNPYAGLLAWADAIVCTPDSVNMLSEACATQAPVYVHAPQRARGRLARFLGQLRELRRIAPLADGLPPFAVVPLRETARIAAEVRSRLSLA encoded by the coding sequence ATGACCGCAGCGCTTACCTGGACCCTGACCGACGGCGCCGCCGGCAACGTGCGTCAGGCCGAGGCGCTGGCGCGGGCGCTGCACCGGTCGGCGCGCGCTTGCACGCTGCTCGCGCGCGCGCCCTGGAAGCAGGTGGCCCCGCGCTGGCTACCCGGAACGGGCCAGGCTTTCGGCCCCGATTTCGCCGCCGCGTTGGCGCAGCCGCCGGAGCTGGCGATCGGCTGCGGTCGACAGGCCGCGCTGGCCACCCGCCTGCTGCGCGCGCGGGGGGCGCTGGCAGTGCAGATCCTGGACCCACGCATTGCCTCGCGGCACTGGGACCTGGTGATCGCCCCCGAACACGACCGCCTGCGCGGCACCAACGTGCTCTCCCTGCTCGGTAGCCTCAACCCGGTGGACGAGGCCTGGCTGGCTTGGGCCCGGCAGGCGTTTGTCGGGCTGGGCGCCCTGCCCGGCCCGCGCATCGCCGTGCTGGTCGGCGGGCCGACGCCCCAGGCCGCCCTGACCCTGCAGGACATCGAGGCGATGCTCGCGCCGGTCGACGCCAAGGCCCGCGCCACCGGTGGGACCGTCCTGGTCACCACCTCACGCCGCACCCCGCCTGTGATCATCGACGCGCTGCGCCGTCGCTACGCCGCAGGCCCGCACCAGGTTTGGGGCGGCGAACAGGATGGGCCCAATCCCTATGCCGGACTGCTGGCCTGGGCCGATGCGATCGTGTGCACGCCCGACTCGGTCAACATGCTCTCCGAAGCCTGCGCCACCCAGGCGCCGGTGTACGTCCATGCACCGCAACGGGCGCGGGGACGGTTGGCGCGTTTCCTCGGCCAGTTGCGCGAACTGCGGCGCATCGCGCCGCTGGCGGATGGATTGCCGCCGTTCGCCGTGGTCCCGCTGCGCGAGACCGCCCGCATCGCCGCCGAGGTCCGCAGCCGACTGTCCCTGGCATGA
- a CDS encoding malonic semialdehyde reductase has translation MSQSLDAAALDQLFRTARTQNAFTDQPVTDEELHALYDLLKWGPTAANGTPARFVFVKSPEAKAKLKPALAENNVDKTLAAPVTVIVAHDLDFHEHLPKLFPHTDAKAWFDGPQEGRVEGAFRNGSLQGAYLILAARALGLDAGPMSGFDNAKVDEAFFAGTAIKSNFLINLGHGDPTGLFPRLPRLSFDEAARIV, from the coding sequence ATGTCCCAGTCCCTCGACGCCGCCGCGCTGGACCAACTGTTCCGCACCGCGCGCACCCAGAACGCCTTCACCGACCAGCCGGTCACCGACGAAGAACTGCACGCCCTCTACGACCTGCTCAAGTGGGGACCGACCGCGGCCAACGGCACCCCCGCGCGCTTCGTGTTCGTCAAATCGCCCGAAGCCAAGGCCAAGCTCAAGCCGGCCCTGGCCGAGAACAACGTGGACAAGACCCTGGCCGCACCGGTGACGGTGATCGTCGCCCACGACCTGGATTTCCACGAGCATCTGCCCAAGCTGTTCCCGCATACCGATGCCAAGGCGTGGTTCGATGGCCCGCAGGAAGGGCGCGTGGAAGGCGCGTTCCGCAACGGCTCGCTGCAGGGCGCCTACCTGATCCTGGCCGCGCGTGCGCTGGGCCTGGATGCCGGCCCGATGTCCGGCTTCGACAATGCCAAGGTCGACGAGGCGTTTTTCGCCGGCACCGCGATCAAGTCCAACTTTCTGATCAACCTGGGCCACGGCGATCCTACGGGGCTGTTCCCGCGCCTGCCGCGCCTGTCCTTCGACGAGGCCGCGCGCATCGTTTGA